The following are encoded in a window of Aerococcus sanguinicola genomic DNA:
- a CDS encoding Stp1/IreP family PP2C-type Ser/Thr phosphatase, with protein sequence MEVAKLTDIGIQRKENQDQLGDFYNQSDQALLILCDGMGGQNAGDVASEMALFQVGKAWEETVDMTHQRAKDWFQLILQDANDRLIEKSQQYQDLEGMGTTVVAIAVMDREATIAHIGDSRAYQIRDGAIKQITKDHSYVQELLDLNMISEEEAKAHPQKNIITQSLGVKPDFYVDIDRLHLYPDDVFVLCSDGLSDMLADEDILAIIDHYPHLDESIQRLVEAANQAGGKDNISVILARIEGSDEYANRAAH encoded by the coding sequence ATGGAAGTAGCGAAGTTAACGGATATCGGCATCCAGCGCAAGGAGAACCAAGACCAGCTGGGAGACTTTTATAACCAATCCGACCAAGCTCTGCTGATCCTGTGTGACGGCATGGGCGGGCAGAATGCGGGCGATGTGGCTAGTGAGATGGCCCTTTTCCAGGTGGGTAAGGCCTGGGAGGAGACGGTGGATATGACCCACCAGCGGGCCAAGGACTGGTTCCAGTTGATCTTACAAGATGCTAATGACCGCTTGATCGAGAAGTCCCAGCAATACCAAGACCTAGAAGGGATGGGAACGACCGTGGTGGCCATTGCCGTGATGGACCGGGAGGCGACCATTGCCCATATCGGCGACAGCCGGGCCTATCAGATCCGGGACGGGGCCATCAAGCAGATTACCAAGGACCATTCCTATGTCCAAGAGCTATTAGACCTCAATATGATCTCGGAAGAGGAGGCCAAGGCCCATCCGCAGAAGAATATCATCACCCAGTCTCTGGGCGTCAAGCCGGACTTCTATGTGGATATCGACCGGCTCCACCTCTATCCGGATGATGTCTTTGTCCTCTGTTCAGATGGCTTGAGCGATATGTTGGCGGATGAGGATATCCTAGCCATCATTGACCACTACCCCCACCTGGACGAGTCCATCCAACGTTTGGTGGAAGCGGCCAACCAAGCCGGGGGTAAGGATAATATTTCAGTGATTTTGGCACGGATTGAGGGGAGCGACGAGTATGCGAATCGGGCAGCTCATTGA
- the rsmB gene encoding 16S rRNA (cytosine(967)-C(5))-methyltransferase RsmB, giving the protein MARSRWIAQVSLMGGLATLTSTTDSNKPALKQSARYQAMESLTAVFQEGAYVNHVVSQTIQDQAVAPRDQALYTQLVYGTIQYQIPLEALFSHMVKRPKRVKKWLKQVILLSYYQYYYLDAIPEHAIVNEAVRIAKKRGNASLGRFANGVLRNSFRQYPKLESFIEEKAASELEAASLRYSLPSYWVTYFRNRFGEEAEDLMASLNQAPATAIRILDPDRAAAIIRDLEGEGYALEASPINSASYRVTKGNPAKSQAFKQGLITIQDESASLAAQALNVQPGDRVLDACAAPGGKTVQLAQAVGDQGQVYAYDIQAHKLPLIEENLERTGLRNRVQVASQDARHLGQDFASESLDRVLVDAPCSGVGLFRRKPDTRYHKEAADLTALQSIQLAILDEVTPLLKKSGLLTYSTCTITEEENQAVVAAYLDRHPEMALEAVPVKQPALQRAQTAQGCLEILPHYYSSDGFFIANFRKKTEGSD; this is encoded by the coding sequence ATGGCAAGAAGCAGATGGATAGCGCAAGTTTCATTAATGGGGGGGCTGGCCACATTGACGTCAACGACCGATTCGAATAAGCCGGCCCTCAAGCAGTCTGCCCGCTACCAGGCCATGGAAAGTCTGACGGCGGTCTTCCAGGAGGGCGCCTATGTCAACCATGTCGTCAGCCAGACCATCCAGGACCAGGCGGTGGCTCCGCGCGACCAGGCTCTCTACACCCAGCTAGTCTATGGGACCATCCAGTATCAGATTCCGCTCGAGGCCCTCTTCAGCCACATGGTCAAACGCCCTAAGCGGGTGAAGAAATGGCTCAAGCAGGTCATCCTTCTCAGCTATTATCAATATTATTACCTGGATGCCATCCCCGAGCACGCCATCGTCAATGAAGCCGTGCGGATTGCGAAGAAGCGGGGCAATGCCAGCCTGGGCCGCTTTGCTAACGGGGTCTTGCGTAATAGCTTCCGCCAATATCCTAAGCTGGAAAGCTTTATTGAGGAAAAGGCGGCCAGTGAGCTAGAGGCGGCGTCTCTCCGCTACAGCCTGCCCAGCTATTGGGTGACTTACTTCAGGAACCGCTTCGGCGAAGAAGCGGAGGACTTGATGGCTTCCCTCAACCAGGCCCCTGCGACGGCGATCCGCATCCTGGATCCGGACCGGGCGGCAGCCATTATCCGAGACCTGGAAGGGGAGGGCTATGCCCTAGAGGCTAGTCCCATTAATAGCGCCAGCTACCGGGTGACCAAGGGCAATCCTGCCAAGAGCCAAGCCTTTAAGCAGGGGCTGATCACCATCCAGGATGAGTCAGCTAGTCTGGCGGCCCAGGCCCTCAACGTCCAGCCTGGTGACCGGGTCCTCGATGCTTGCGCGGCTCCGGGCGGGAAGACGGTCCAATTAGCCCAGGCGGTAGGGGACCAGGGCCAGGTCTATGCCTATGATATCCAAGCCCATAAGCTGCCCTTGATCGAAGAGAACTTGGAGCGGACCGGGCTCCGGAACCGGGTCCAAGTGGCCAGCCAGGATGCCCGCCACTTGGGCCAAGACTTTGCATCCGAGAGCCTGGACCGGGTCTTAGTCGATGCCCCTTGTTCGGGCGTGGGTCTTTTCCGCCGCAAGCCGGACACCCGCTACCACAAGGAGGCCGCGGACTTGACGGCCCTCCAGTCCATCCAACTGGCTATCTTAGACGAAGTGACCCCTCTTTTGAAAAAGTCTGGCCTTTTGACCTATAGTACCTGTACAATAACAGAAGAAGAGAACCAAGCTGTCGTGGCCGCCTATCTCGACCGCCATCCGGAGATGGCCCTCGAAGCCGTACCCGTTAAACAACCGGCGCTCCAGCGTGCCCAGACAGCCCAGGGGTGTTTGGAAATCTTACCCCATTATTATTCCAGCGATGGCTTTTTTATTGCCAACTTTAGAAAGAAGACAGAGGGAAGTGATTAG